A stretch of DNA from Hippoglossus stenolepis isolate QCI-W04-F060 chromosome 16, HSTE1.2, whole genome shotgun sequence:
CGTGAAGCCTGTGatgactgttaaaaaaaacaaagtgatcgtgtctgtttgtctttcagttttctcAGCAACCACCCATCTCAGGAAAAGTGACAGTCACATCCTTCTCCATTTCATCTACCACTGTGTGTGGCACTTGCcgttaccatggtaaccacaTGGGGGTTGAGAAACAACCCTTTGATAACGTGATCAGTGACATAAAAGTAATAATTAGCGGTGAACTCTGGTCGTACCTTACTTTGCCACGCCGAGACAGATTCACTCCCTACACCGCCCGGCAGCGAGGAACCTTGAGAGTAGACAGACGTGATGACCGGCACAGAGAGACTTCTGGGTAAAAGGAGACTCTGGCCCTCATCTGGTGCAACATGTGGCCATGCAGCTGCTTCGGTCACATCTGGGAGCGAACCACCCGTCCCTCCGTTTTCACCCACATGTGGTGAAGTGATTTGACCCGAGTTTGCAGCCGGTTCACTGGACGTCTCCTCACTCGCTCCCCCTGCTGGAGCCTCTTTGTAATCTGGTGTCTCAGCTGGAATGTGTTCATCCAGCGGGTTTACATCCGATTTAGTATTTTCACCTGATCCAACAATCACCTCTGTGTCTCCGATGATATTTACCAAACTGCCCTCACTCTCTGAAAGACTCGCCTCCACTGAGGACTCAGGTTTcggagcctcctcctcctcctcatgcatGTACTCTTCAAATGGATTGGGGCCTGTCACTTTGGATCTGTACCAGGGGCCCTGCCGTTTAAACACAGATTTGGTTCGAGGAGTGGGCACCGGGGGGGGAGCGGGAGGCAGCTGGGTCCAGGGTCCCGAATGAATGATGGTCATCCACGGATGGTTGGTTTTCACggtagagctgctgcaggttggGCTGGTGCGAAaaggggaaagaggagaaatgatTTCAAAAGGTGATTCCAGCGCcagaggttatattttcatgaaATTTGTAAAACACCAGGGaatttttacatataaatataaaagtagaTAAAGAGATGTTGATTATAACatgtgataataatgataaaagtaAAAGGACACAAGCAAACAACTGTAAACTTACACGTGAGACGATCTGAGTGGAGATTTACCTGCACAGAcgagaaagagaggaaaccaAAAATAACTACAtcacaatacacacatacagaaagagCTGAAAACAGCCACGGTAGAttaacatgttgtgtgtttaccAGCAGCGGGGGAGCTGGTTGTTGTCTGGGAGGTTTTGGTCCTCGGTGCAGGAACAGGGGCCACAGAGGAGTCGGACATTTGTCCTGGTGCTGGAACCTGCCGACCGCTTCCTTCCGTCACTCGCTCAGACGGCTGGTGAGTCACTGTGGCTTCTTGTTGTGTCTCGCCATCTGTCTGAATAGGTGCAGCTTCATCTTTTCCAGCCCCTGCGACCGACCCCTCactgggtggaggaggagaaggaggtggaggaagatgaGGTGGTGCTGGCGTCTTCAACATGTTCTTCAGTCCAGCAGCTGAGTCTCTGTTATCTCTGCATTCCACCTCgctgctcctctcctgcctctcgCTCCCAGGCGCCTCTGCCGCTTCACAAACCGGTCTGTCCCGTGACTCTGTTGTCTCAGTGTAATGAGGGACGCTGGAGACAGCCaatccacacagagacacataacCTGACTGAAGAGCACGTCTGGGACGATACTCAGTTTTCTGTTTGAGGTCAACATGAGTGTTTTTACTGTCTGTGAAATGGTCGCTGCAGATGAAGGAGGCAGCATCACTGCCCTGTGTGTAAGACTCTGGTAAGAGAGTGCTGTGGCACAGTTTGCACCTGgaagacaaacatgttttactaAACTCTGACGTGCACAGATGTCAGATTATCTCACACAATGATAACTCAAATAtgctgaagaaaacaaagtgaGACTGGCAGTCGACCTTCTATCCAATCAAGACGCAACAAAtctcacactcatacatatcagttctctaaatgtgcctgatttgaaaaaaaatctacatctataaatgattccctgggaaattagAGGCAATAAATGCTCTATCTCTCAAGGTTAAACAAAGTgagtcctggatctgccccctgttTTTGCTTATAATCCTCGGAGCAAACAGAcgaacagaaatgaaaacataattctGCAGAGGTCATAGATTCTCACGTCTGTCTCTCCCAGGTCTAAACAGTCTGGATGGATCCAGACTGAAGTAAACACTGATGTCACAGTGTGTCACCTGAAGCAGCTGCGATGAAAGACCTTCCCGTCGATCAGATGTCTCTGGATGAGGTGGACGGGCTTGAAACACAGACTACACACCGTCCGCGGCCTCGTGCTGGATGAACGATCGGTTTCCAGATGACTCGAGCTCTGAAACCAGAAGAGgaaccagcagctcagacggTGAAACCCACAGCTGAGGCGACGAAGAGTGTGTGAAAACAGGCGCAAGGATGTTTGTG
This window harbors:
- the LOC118123980 gene encoding MICAL-like protein 1, with amino-acid sequence MSELIPSPRTLLDWCRVTCTSYPSVDISNMSTSFRDGLAFCAIIHRHRPDLIDFSSLSKEDVYLNHKLAFQVAETKLGIPALLDPKELVSTRVPDCLSVISYLSYFYCVFNRTSQAGSSGLRSSHGFKSKTPDGLKPLKSSSHLETDRSSSTRPRTVCSLCFKPVHLIQRHLIDGKVFHRSCFRCKLCHSTLLPESYTQGSDAASFICSDHFTDSKNTHVDLKQKTEYRPRRALQSGYVSLCGLAVSSVPHYTETTESRDRPVCEAAEAPGSERQERSSEVECRDNRDSAAGLKNMLKTPAPPHLPPPPSPPPPSEGSVAGAGKDEAAPIQTDGETQQEATVTHQPSERVTEGSGRQVPAPGQMSDSSVAPVPAPRTKTSQTTTSSPAAGKSPLRSSHVPTCSSSTVKTNHPWMTIIHSGPWTQLPPAPPPVPTPRTKSVFKRQGPWYRSKVTGPNPFEEYMHEEEEEAPKPESSVEASLSESEGSLVNIIGDTEVIVGSGENTKSDVNPLDEHIPAETPDYKEAPAGGASEETSSEPAANSGQITSPHVGENGGTGGSLPDVTEAAAWPHVAPDEGQSLLLPRSLSVPVITSVYSQGSSLPGGVGSESVSAWQSKPACRENPFDRNPTMIKSKTFQALPSQRAPAPGHGFPLIKRKVQSDQHVSTEALQTEMREVEKRLEALQHRGVELEKNLRDCRNDKEEERMLMEWFSLLHEKQALVRRDTELLYLTKQQKLEERQADVEYELRCILNKPETDWSQEDRGREQRLMDELVAIIEQRNQIISSLDVDRQREREEDELSEATKKNKALQKEELKELKKSKGKFKPTNVFKMLNHKAESIKVSTDKKS